One Microbacterium trichothecenolyticum DNA window includes the following coding sequences:
- a CDS encoding anti-sigma factor, whose amino-acid sequence MISDHERLSVLDGAYVLGALGAADRAEFEAHLAVCAQCRAAVGELAPTAGLLSRLSADRARAVGTATGPVPLAAPDASLRERVVRAAQRRRARRATIWTLAASIALVAVAVPSVIVATNATSSSGSVYALDDVAGAPLEASVKLTSVPWGTRIDLVCEYTGQVLDAPPGGWPYALAITDDSGSTSVLSTWRAGPGATTELSAGTDLSASRIGAVEIRTLDGDRVVMRRDFAGP is encoded by the coding sequence GCCGACCGGGCAGAGTTCGAAGCCCATCTCGCCGTCTGCGCGCAGTGCCGTGCCGCCGTCGGCGAGCTCGCGCCGACCGCGGGGTTGTTGTCGCGCCTGTCGGCCGATCGGGCGCGGGCGGTGGGCACAGCGACCGGACCGGTGCCGCTCGCCGCGCCGGATGCCTCGTTGCGGGAACGCGTCGTCCGGGCGGCGCAGCGTCGCCGCGCGCGGCGGGCGACGATCTGGACGTTGGCGGCCTCGATCGCTCTCGTCGCGGTCGCCGTGCCCAGCGTGATCGTCGCCACGAACGCCACGTCGTCGTCGGGGTCCGTCTACGCGCTCGACGACGTCGCCGGAGCCCCGCTCGAGGCCTCGGTCAAGCTCACGTCGGTGCCGTGGGGGACACGCATCGACCTCGTGTGCGAGTACACCGGGCAGGTGCTCGATGCGCCCCCGGGGGGCTGGCCATACGCGCTGGCCATCACGGACGACTCCGGTTCGACGAGCGTGCTGTCGACCTGGCGCGCGGGCCCCGGCGCCACGACCGAACTCAGCGCGGGCACCGACCTCTCGGCATCCCGTATCGGCGCGGTCGAGATCCGCACGCTCGACGGTGATCGGGTCGTCATGCGGCGAGACTTCGCCGGGCCCTGA
- a CDS encoding MOSC domain-containing protein: protein MPRLVAVCAVHSLHPDAGSVGVTAIDKRAIDGAVRVATLGVRSDVQASRKHHGGPDKAVYAYAAEDAAFWEGELGRELHAGWFGENLRVEGLDVNGARIGEVWRIGETVELEVTMPRTPCATFARWVGGSAARGWVKRFSDEGRLGAYLRVRRAGDVRAGDAIEVVSSPEGAPTVLEVYRG from the coding sequence ATGCCTCGTCTCGTCGCCGTCTGCGCCGTCCATTCTCTGCACCCCGATGCCGGCAGCGTCGGCGTGACCGCGATCGACAAGCGCGCGATCGACGGGGCGGTGCGCGTCGCCACGCTCGGTGTCCGCTCCGATGTCCAGGCCAGCCGCAAGCACCATGGCGGTCCCGACAAGGCCGTCTATGCGTACGCGGCGGAGGACGCCGCGTTCTGGGAGGGCGAGCTCGGCCGCGAGCTGCATGCGGGATGGTTCGGTGAGAACCTGCGCGTGGAGGGTCTCGACGTCAACGGCGCCCGCATCGGCGAGGTGTGGCGCATCGGCGAGACCGTCGAGCTCGAGGTCACGATGCCCCGCACGCCCTGCGCGACCTTCGCCCGGTGGGTGGGCGGCTCGGCCGCACGTGGCTGGGTGAAGAGGTTCTCCGACGAGGGTCGGCTCGGCGCCTACCTGCGCGTGCGGCGGGCGGGTGATGTGCGTGCCGGGGATGCCATCGAGGTGGTGTCGTCGCCCGAGGGCGCGCCGACGGTGCTCGAGGTGTACCGCGGCTGA
- the fbaA gene encoding class II fructose-bisphosphate aldolase has product MPVASPEQYADMLDRAKAGGFAYPAINVSSSQTINSVLQGLTEAGSDGILQVTTGGADYFAGQTVKARATGALAFAKYATEVAKNYPITVALHTDHCPKDALPGFVLPLLEASEEEVKAGRNPIFQSHMWDGSAVPLDENIDIAAELLPRLKNINAILEIEVGVVGGEEDGVQHEGSNDALYTTVADVSKAVERLGLGENGRYISALTFGNVHGVYKPGGVKLRPELLGEIQEGIAAKFGTGPKPLDLVFHGGSGSTDEEIALAVANGVVKMNIDTDTQYAFTRSIAGYMFSNYDGVLKVDGEVGNKKLYDPRAWGKVAESAMAVRVVEATKQLGSFGHSKG; this is encoded by the coding sequence ATGCCCGTCGCTTCCCCTGAGCAGTACGCCGACATGCTCGACCGCGCCAAGGCCGGCGGCTTCGCGTACCCCGCGATCAACGTCTCGAGCTCGCAGACCATCAACTCGGTGCTCCAGGGCCTCACGGAGGCCGGGTCCGACGGCATCCTGCAGGTCACCACCGGTGGCGCCGACTACTTCGCCGGTCAGACGGTCAAGGCCCGCGCCACCGGGGCGCTCGCCTTCGCCAAGTACGCCACCGAGGTCGCCAAGAACTACCCCATCACGGTGGCACTGCACACCGACCACTGCCCCAAGGACGCTCTGCCCGGCTTCGTCCTGCCGCTGCTCGAGGCCTCCGAAGAAGAGGTCAAGGCCGGCCGCAACCCCATCTTCCAGTCGCACATGTGGGACGGTTCGGCCGTTCCCCTCGACGAGAACATCGACATCGCGGCCGAGCTCCTCCCCCGCCTGAAGAACATCAACGCCATCCTCGAGATCGAGGTCGGCGTCGTCGGCGGCGAAGAAGACGGCGTGCAGCACGAGGGCTCCAACGACGCCCTCTACACGACCGTCGCCGACGTCTCGAAGGCCGTCGAGCGCCTCGGCCTCGGCGAGAACGGCCGCTACATCTCGGCCCTCACCTTCGGCAACGTGCACGGCGTGTACAAGCCCGGTGGCGTCAAGCTCCGCCCCGAACTGCTCGGTGAGATCCAGGAGGGCATCGCCGCGAAGTTCGGCACGGGCCCGAAGCCCCTCGACCTCGTCTTCCACGGCGGCAGCGGCTCGACCGACGAGGAGATCGCTCTCGCGGTCGCGAACGGCGTCGTGAAGATGAACATCGACACCGACACCCAGTACGCCTTCACGCGCTCGATCGCGGGCTACATGTTCTCGAACTACGACGGCGTCCTGAAGGTCGACGGCGAGGTCGGCAACAAGAAGCTGTACGACCCCCGCGCCTGGGGCAAGGTCGCCGAGTCGGCCATGGCCGTCCGCGTGGTCGAGGCCACCAAGCAGCTCGGCTCCTTCGGTCACTCGAAGGGCTGA
- the glpX gene encoding class II fructose-bisphosphatase: MVSLTADMSPLHPDRNLALELVRATEAAAIRAVPFIGRGAKEAADGAAVDAMRAFFSTVAFDGTIVIGEGEKDNAPMLYNGERVGSGRGPRCDVAVDPIDGTSLTAAGRQNALSVIAVSDHGSMLDASSVFYMDKLVTGPAGVGVVDIRLPIGENIRLLAKALGKPVDEIVVSVLNRPRHEQLIADIREAGAGTRLMSDGDVAGGINAARHNARTDMCVGIGGSPEGIVTACAIKALGGHIQGVLAPRTDDEKQKGLDAGLKVDGEVYEADDLVKGKNTIFVATGVTDGQLVQGVRREGDFLYTESVVLRGASGTLRRISSEHLTSKWL; encoded by the coding sequence ATGGTGAGCCTGACTGCCGACATGAGCCCTTTGCACCCCGACCGCAACCTGGCTCTGGAGTTGGTGAGGGCGACAGAGGCGGCGGCCATCCGCGCCGTCCCCTTCATCGGACGCGGCGCGAAGGAGGCCGCCGACGGCGCCGCGGTCGACGCGATGCGGGCATTCTTCAGCACGGTCGCCTTCGACGGCACGATCGTGATCGGCGAGGGCGAGAAGGACAACGCCCCCATGCTTTACAACGGCGAGCGTGTGGGCAGCGGACGCGGCCCCCGCTGCGACGTGGCGGTCGATCCGATCGACGGCACCTCGCTGACCGCCGCCGGACGCCAGAACGCGCTGTCGGTGATCGCGGTCTCCGACCACGGATCGATGCTCGACGCGTCGAGCGTGTTCTACATGGACAAACTCGTCACCGGCCCCGCGGGTGTCGGTGTCGTCGACATCCGCCTGCCCATCGGCGAGAACATCCGTCTGTTGGCGAAGGCGCTCGGCAAGCCCGTCGACGAGATCGTCGTGTCGGTGCTGAACCGCCCCCGCCACGAGCAGCTCATCGCCGACATCCGCGAGGCGGGCGCCGGGACCCGCCTGATGAGCGACGGCGATGTCGCCGGCGGCATCAACGCCGCCCGCCACAACGCGCGTACCGACATGTGCGTCGGTATCGGCGGCAGCCCCGAGGGCATTGTCACCGCGTGCGCGATCAAGGCGCTCGGCGGCCACATCCAGGGCGTACTGGCGCCTCGCACCGACGACGAGAAGCAGAAGGGCCTGGATGCCGGGCTGAAAGTCGACGGCGAGGTGTACGAGGCCGATGACCTGGTGAAGGGCAAGAACACGATCTTCGTGGCCACGGGCGTGACCGACGGTCAGCTCGTGCAGGGCGTTCGCCGCGAGGGGGATTTCCTCTACACCGAGAGCGTCGTGCTGCGCGGTGCGTCGGGCACGCTCCGCCGCATCTCGTCGGAGCACCTGACCTCGAAGTGGCTCTGA
- a CDS encoding UDP-N-acetylmuramyl pentapeptide phosphotransferase — MAATTNQTAPQTGAHAVIADALDPARRPDVLLRVRRAEGHEVSAWWMVGAFVGVSAAVVSLLSWVPGGS; from the coding sequence ATGGCAGCTACGACCAATCAGACCGCGCCCCAGACGGGAGCACATGCGGTGATTGCTGATGCCCTCGACCCGGCCCGACGCCCCGACGTCCTCCTGCGCGTGCGTCGCGCCGAGGGCCACGAGGTCAGCGCGTGGTGGATGGTCGGTGCCTTCGTCGGTGTCTCGGCGGCTGTGGTCAGCCTGCTCAGCTGGGTTCCCGGCGGCTCTTGA
- a CDS encoding DNA recombination protein RmuC translates to MDAIALVLVMLALALGVAGGWFVGSSRAAARAAVERNDIGARVAAAETTSAALRAQLDHQVTLYRELVGQSRADQAAREERERREQTVLRALDPVRETLDAMQRKVDGLERDRVEQYSALGEQLRLSREADEALRATTESLASAMRSGSTRGVWGETQLRRVVEAAGLTRYVDFDLQSAITTDAGAGRPDMVVRLPGGKALAVDAKVPLDAYLQASAIAVTAHGDEGARRASLLARHAKAVRVHVDALAKKTYWAGLSASPEFVICFLPSESLMASALDEDPTLLDHAFTRRVALASPVNLWAVLKTVAFTWTQQDVSDEARTLFALGTELYERVGVLAGHAGDLRRALERTVDSYNKFAGSLESRVLVTARKFPGIDETKLDAVSAPAALEATPRRWAAPEFLDADLERSTPPDSAVEGIEELPVSADLGEVRVRAGIEEGSP, encoded by the coding sequence ATGGATGCCATCGCTCTTGTACTCGTGATGCTCGCCCTCGCGCTGGGCGTCGCCGGCGGCTGGTTCGTCGGCTCGTCGCGCGCGGCGGCGCGCGCCGCCGTCGAGCGCAACGACATCGGAGCCCGGGTGGCGGCCGCCGAGACGACCAGCGCGGCCCTGCGCGCACAGCTCGACCACCAGGTCACCCTCTACCGCGAGCTCGTCGGCCAGTCGCGAGCCGACCAAGCCGCGCGCGAAGAGCGGGAGCGCCGGGAGCAGACGGTGCTGCGCGCGCTCGACCCGGTGCGCGAGACGCTCGACGCCATGCAGCGCAAGGTCGACGGCCTCGAGCGCGACCGCGTCGAACAGTACTCGGCGCTCGGCGAGCAGCTGCGCCTTTCGCGCGAGGCCGACGAGGCGCTGCGCGCCACCACCGAGTCGCTGGCGTCGGCCATGCGCTCCGGCAGCACCCGCGGGGTCTGGGGCGAGACGCAGCTGCGCCGCGTGGTCGAGGCGGCGGGTCTCACGCGGTACGTCGACTTCGACCTGCAATCAGCCATCACCACCGACGCCGGCGCGGGTCGGCCCGACATGGTCGTCCGCCTCCCCGGGGGCAAGGCGCTCGCGGTGGATGCCAAGGTGCCCCTCGACGCCTACCTGCAGGCCAGCGCGATCGCGGTGACGGCGCACGGCGATGAGGGCGCCCGCCGCGCGTCACTGCTCGCACGACACGCGAAGGCCGTGAGGGTGCACGTCGACGCTCTGGCGAAGAAGACGTACTGGGCCGGCCTGTCCGCGAGCCCGGAGTTCGTCATCTGCTTCCTGCCCAGCGAGTCGTTGATGGCGTCCGCGCTCGACGAAGACCCCACGCTGCTCGACCATGCCTTCACCCGTCGTGTCGCTCTCGCCTCGCCCGTCAACCTGTGGGCGGTGCTCAAGACCGTCGCCTTCACCTGGACCCAGCAAGACGTCTCCGACGAAGCGCGGACGCTTTTCGCCCTCGGCACCGAGCTCTACGAGCGCGTTGGGGTGCTGGCCGGCCACGCTGGTGACCTGCGCCGCGCCCTCGAACGCACGGTCGACAGCTACAACAAGTTCGCGGGTTCGCTCGAATCGCGCGTCCTCGTCACGGCGCGGAAGTTCCCCGGGATCGACGAGACCAAGCTCGATGCCGTGTCCGCACCGGCGGCATTGGAAGCGACGCCCCGACGGTGGGCCGCGCCGGAGTTCCTCGACGCGGACCTCGAACGATCAACACCTCCCGACAGCGCCGTCGAAGGGATCGAAGAGCTCCCCGTCAGCGCCGATCTGGGAGAGGTACGCGTCCGCGCGGGGATCGAGGAAGGGAGTCCGTGA
- a CDS encoding 3'-5' exonuclease, whose amino-acid sequence MALDFTAIDFETANSSGASACAVGLARVRDGRVVATAAWLIKPPTGHDHFAPINVGIHGIQPGDVANAPDWSAQLSRLTAFAGTDVLVAHNAGFDMSVLRRACAATGDECPPYRYLCSVQMSRKTYTLDSYRLPLVAAEAGCSPFAHHDALADAVACAEITIDCARRAGADDVHALAAHLGVRVSQIAVEPAARAVA is encoded by the coding sequence GTGGCCCTGGACTTCACCGCGATCGACTTCGAGACGGCGAACTCCAGCGGCGCGTCTGCCTGTGCGGTCGGTCTCGCGCGAGTCCGCGACGGGCGGGTCGTCGCCACGGCGGCCTGGCTCATCAAACCGCCGACCGGACACGACCACTTCGCGCCGATCAACGTCGGCATCCACGGCATTCAGCCCGGCGACGTCGCGAACGCGCCGGACTGGAGCGCGCAACTCTCCCGCCTCACCGCGTTCGCCGGCACCGACGTCCTGGTCGCCCACAACGCCGGTTTCGATATGTCGGTGCTGCGCCGCGCCTGCGCCGCCACGGGCGACGAGTGCCCGCCCTACCGGTACCTCTGCAGCGTGCAGATGTCGCGCAAGACGTACACCCTCGACTCGTACCGGCTGCCGCTCGTCGCCGCCGAGGCGGGGTGTTCGCCGTTCGCGCACCACGATGCCCTCGCCGACGCGGTCGCGTGCGCGGAGATCACGATCGACTGCGCCCGCCGCGCCGGAGCCGACGACGTCCACGCACTGGCCGCTCACCTGGGCGTGCGGGTGTCGCAGATCGCCGTCGAGCCCGCCGCGCGCGCCGTCGCCTGA
- a CDS encoding class I SAM-dependent methyltransferase yields the protein MTDRDKSMSFGRAAAAYESGRPGYPIDSVAWLLEPIREPGRALRVADVGAGTGKLTRAVVELGADVVAVDPDADMLATLRENVRGVPTFVGTAEALPLPDSGLDAVVMGQSWHWVDPEAGSLEIGRVLRSGGTLGLIWNIRDDSVGWVRRLTAAMGGSNAEVLLATRGPRVSSPFGDLEHRVWRWDRLLTLSQLRDLVFSRSDVIVASPEKRARIDAEVDGVVASVPGLAEGGTAALPYVTHAFRARRP from the coding sequence ATGACCGATCGCGACAAGTCGATGTCGTTCGGCCGGGCGGCCGCCGCGTACGAGTCCGGCCGACCGGGGTATCCCATCGACTCCGTGGCCTGGCTGCTCGAGCCGATACGCGAACCCGGCCGTGCACTGCGCGTCGCCGACGTGGGTGCCGGAACGGGCAAGCTCACACGCGCCGTCGTCGAACTCGGTGCCGACGTCGTCGCGGTCGACCCGGATGCCGACATGCTCGCGACTCTGCGCGAGAACGTTCGGGGCGTGCCGACCTTCGTCGGCACGGCCGAGGCGCTGCCGCTGCCGGATTCAGGCCTCGACGCCGTCGTGATGGGGCAGTCATGGCACTGGGTGGATCCCGAGGCCGGATCGCTCGAGATCGGCCGTGTCCTGCGCAGCGGAGGCACGCTGGGGCTCATCTGGAACATCCGCGACGACAGCGTGGGCTGGGTACGCCGGCTGACCGCGGCGATGGGCGGCTCCAACGCCGAGGTTCTGCTCGCCACAAGGGGGCCGCGCGTCTCGTCGCCGTTCGGTGACCTGGAGCACCGTGTCTGGCGGTGGGATCGTCTCCTCACCCTCTCGCAACTACGCGACCTCGTCTTCTCGCGCAGCGACGTCATCGTGGCGAGCCCCGAGAAACGCGCGCGCATCGATGCCGAGGTCGACGGGGTCGTGGCATCCGTTCCCGGTCTCGCCGAGGGCGGCACGGCCGCCTTGCCGTACGTCACGCACGCCTTCCGCGCGCGCCGGCCCTGA
- the ychF gene encoding redox-regulated ATPase YchF, with protein sequence MALTIGIVGLPNVGKSTLFNALTKNSVLAANYPFATIEPNVGVVNLPDVRLQQLADVFGSERLVPAAVSFVDIAGIVRGASEGEGLGNQFLANIREADAIAQVVRGFADVDVVHVDGQVNPASDMETINAELQLADLQTLEKAITRYEKEVKGKKLDPSVLDAAKAAQDALQRGVLLSASGLDLAPIRELGLLTAKPFIFVFNVDEAVLTDQARKDELSALVAPAKAVFLDAKIESELIDLDPEDAAELLASTGQDESGLDQLARIGFDTLGLQTYLTAGPKEARAWTIPKGAKAPQAAGVIHTDFEKGFIKAEVISFADLLELGSVAEARAKGKARLEGKDYVMQDGDVVEFRFNN encoded by the coding sequence GTGGCTCTTACCATCGGAATCGTCGGCCTTCCCAACGTCGGAAAGTCGACCCTCTTCAACGCCCTGACCAAGAACTCGGTGCTCGCCGCGAACTACCCGTTCGCCACCATCGAGCCCAACGTCGGGGTCGTGAACCTGCCCGATGTGCGCCTGCAGCAGCTCGCCGACGTGTTCGGCAGCGAGCGTCTCGTGCCCGCCGCGGTGTCGTTCGTCGACATCGCCGGCATCGTGCGCGGCGCCAGCGAGGGCGAGGGGCTCGGCAACCAGTTCCTCGCGAACATCCGTGAGGCGGATGCCATCGCCCAGGTCGTCCGCGGATTCGCCGACGTCGACGTGGTCCACGTCGACGGTCAGGTGAACCCCGCGAGCGACATGGAGACCATCAACGCCGAGCTGCAGCTTGCCGACCTTCAGACGCTGGAGAAGGCGATCACGCGTTACGAGAAAGAGGTCAAGGGCAAGAAGCTCGACCCCTCGGTGCTCGATGCCGCCAAGGCCGCGCAGGATGCCCTGCAGCGTGGCGTGCTGCTCTCGGCATCCGGTCTCGACCTCGCCCCCATTCGCGAGCTGGGTCTGCTGACCGCGAAGCCCTTCATCTTCGTCTTCAACGTCGACGAGGCCGTGCTCACGGATCAGGCGCGCAAAGACGAGCTGTCGGCGCTGGTCGCGCCCGCGAAGGCAGTGTTCCTGGATGCCAAGATCGAGTCCGAACTGATCGACCTCGACCCCGAGGATGCCGCCGAGCTGCTGGCCTCCACCGGTCAGGACGAGTCGGGCCTTGACCAGCTCGCCCGCATCGGCTTCGACACTCTGGGGCTGCAGACCTACCTCACGGCCGGTCCCAAGGAAGCGCGCGCCTGGACGATCCCGAAGGGCGCCAAGGCCCCGCAGGCGGCCGGCGTCATCCACACCGACTTCGAGAAGGGCTTCATCAAGGCCGAGGTCATCTCGTTCGCCGATCTTCTCGAGCTCGGCTCGGTCGCCGAGGCTCGCGCGAAGGGCAAGGCGCGCCTCGAGGGCAAGGACTACGTCATGCAGGACGGCGACGTGGTGGAGTTCCGCTTCAACAACTGA
- a CDS encoding DUF4279 domain-containing protein, protein MIRRNRASLSIRSDAYSVAEITAMLGIEPDESGDIGTLTRAGRAGRDVAPARLRHQRTFWSITEKDDGESRDDETGFAALRRLVNRVAPNAQALADIRESGETVLWWSGDSDSVQGGFVLEADLIVDVSRLGCHVYGTAYLDDGEADGSRADQ, encoded by the coding sequence ATGATTCGCCGCAACCGCGCGTCGTTGAGCATCCGCTCCGACGCCTACTCGGTCGCGGAGATCACGGCGATGCTCGGAATCGAGCCCGATGAGTCGGGTGACATCGGGACTCTGACTCGCGCGGGGCGTGCGGGCCGCGACGTGGCGCCCGCGCGGCTGCGGCACCAGCGCACGTTCTGGTCGATCACCGAGAAGGACGACGGTGAATCGCGCGACGACGAAACCGGGTTCGCTGCGTTGCGCAGGCTGGTGAACCGGGTGGCCCCGAACGCGCAGGCACTCGCCGATATCAGGGAGAGCGGGGAGACGGTTCTGTGGTGGTCGGGTGACTCCGACAGCGTGCAGGGCGGCTTCGTGCTGGAGGCCGATCTCATCGTCGACGTGAGCAGGCTCGGGTGCCATGTGTATGGAACCGCGTACTTAGACGACGGCGAGGCGGATGGATCGCGAGCGGATCAATGA
- a CDS encoding PLDc N-terminal domain-containing protein, whose amino-acid sequence MTNPLLRSAMDFGLAVLCLTVAALTLVALTSLTRYRTSHFVTNLGWFVLIVFVPGGGAALWFIARRIAARREKEHQTASTLR is encoded by the coding sequence GTGACCAATCCTCTGCTGCGGTCCGCCATGGACTTCGGTCTGGCTGTTCTTTGCCTCACCGTCGCGGCGTTGACGCTCGTCGCGCTCACTTCGCTGACGCGGTACAGAACGTCTCACTTCGTGACGAACCTCGGTTGGTTTGTCCTGATTGTCTTCGTCCCGGGAGGGGGTGCGGCTCTGTGGTTCATCGCTCGGCGCATCGCAGCTAGACGTGAAAAGGAGCATCAGACGGCGTCTACGCTGCGCTGA
- a CDS encoding D-alanyl-D-alanine carboxypeptidase family protein produces MNAPQTPNALADFADLLDGSPGPERRDGRGARAALLAFLIVVLVVLAGGGGYVWWASSATLAPPTVTSKPPAVAAGAPADIVLPTEGSMLVSVAGGEAYLGPDAAGTFASSGGDEPRPLASVTKLITALVVLDAHPLTGPNDPGPTISFTKADTDLYDQFYVRGVTIARMPDGSSMSQHDAMATMLLPSASNYAVALARWGFGSESAYVQAARSWLSANGLQNTRVVDATGVDERNTSTPSDLVALGRIAAANPVIAAIAATRSFSAAGPGTVTNTNDLLGTLGVTGLKTGNLGDGMFNLLFTSRLDIGIGSPLQVVGVRMGGATHDSTDQDVIALLQSIQDGFHDLRVGDLGDEIGTITTAWGSTATVVLARGASLRTWSDTPVTVSLDTITPKSYADGERVGTVTWTAGPNTVASDVQISGAIEQPTLWWRLTHPGELG; encoded by the coding sequence ATGAACGCGCCGCAGACCCCGAACGCGCTGGCGGACTTCGCCGACCTGCTCGACGGCTCCCCGGGCCCGGAACGCCGCGACGGGCGCGGAGCCCGCGCCGCGCTGCTGGCCTTCCTCATCGTCGTCCTCGTAGTGCTCGCCGGGGGCGGCGGGTACGTCTGGTGGGCGTCCTCGGCCACGCTCGCCCCGCCGACGGTGACGTCGAAGCCCCCCGCCGTCGCCGCAGGAGCACCCGCCGATATCGTCCTTCCGACCGAGGGGTCGATGCTCGTGAGCGTGGCGGGCGGCGAGGCGTACCTCGGCCCCGACGCCGCGGGGACCTTCGCGTCGTCGGGCGGCGACGAGCCGCGCCCGCTCGCGAGCGTGACCAAGCTCATCACGGCCCTCGTCGTGCTCGATGCTCACCCCCTCACCGGGCCGAACGACCCCGGCCCGACGATCTCGTTCACCAAGGCCGATACCGATCTGTACGACCAGTTCTACGTGCGCGGCGTCACGATCGCCCGCATGCCCGACGGATCGTCGATGTCGCAGCACGACGCGATGGCGACCATGCTCCTCCCCTCGGCGAGCAACTACGCCGTGGCCCTCGCGCGGTGGGGCTTCGGCTCCGAGAGCGCATACGTGCAGGCGGCACGGTCGTGGCTGAGCGCGAACGGGCTCCAGAACACCCGGGTCGTGGATGCCACGGGCGTCGACGAGCGCAACACCAGCACGCCCAGCGATCTCGTCGCCCTGGGGCGTATCGCCGCGGCCAACCCCGTGATCGCCGCGATCGCCGCCACCCGGTCCTTCAGCGCGGCAGGCCCCGGCACCGTCACGAACACCAACGACCTGCTCGGCACGCTCGGCGTCACGGGGCTCAAGACCGGCAACCTCGGCGACGGCATGTTCAACCTGCTGTTCACCTCGAGACTCGACATCGGAATCGGCTCGCCGCTGCAGGTCGTCGGCGTACGGATGGGCGGCGCGACCCACGACAGCACCGATCAGGATGTCATCGCACTGCTGCAGAGCATTCAGGACGGATTCCACGACCTCCGGGTCGGAGATCTCGGAGATGAGATCGGCACCATCACCACGGCGTGGGGATCAACGGCGACGGTCGTGCTCGCGCGCGGCGCGTCGCTGCGCACCTGGTCGGACACACCGGTGACCGTCTCGCTCGACACGATCACACCCAAAAGCTACGCCGACGGCGAGCGGGTCGGCACGGTCACCTGGACCGCCGGCCCGAACACGGTGGCCTCCGACGTCCAGATCTCGGGTGCCATCGAGCAGCCGACGCTGTGGTGGCGGCTGACGCATCCGGGCGAGTTGGGTTGA
- a CDS encoding CsbD family protein, translated as MGLDDKIKNAAEDISGKAKEAFGKATDNERLEAEGDADQSKANIKQAGENVKDAFK; from the coding sequence ATGGGACTCGACGACAAGATCAAGAACGCCGCAGAAGACATCAGCGGCAAGGCCAAGGAAGCCTTCGGCAAGGCCACCGACAACGAGCGGCTCGAGGCCGAGGGCGACGCCGACCAGAGCAAGGCCAACATCAAGCAGGCCGGCGAGAACGTCAAAGACGCGTTCAAGTAA
- a CDS encoding aldose 1-epimerase family protein, whose amino-acid sequence MTDVVPTETPTLVSGTPVVLRAHGYEAAIASVGASLRSLTFEGRDLVVPFAADELRPAYCGTTLAPWPNRIVDGIHRFDGAEHQLPLTEPDRGHALHGLLSWTDWNVLDASDEAVTLTATVPAQAGYPWWLVVSTTYRLDAAGLTQTVRATNLSDTPAPWGTGPHPYLIAGPATLDEWSLVLPADTVLEVTPDRLSPVALASVAVDAARFDFRDERVLGAVEIDHAYTGLIRDADGRATVVVTDPSGTGVAMSWAGECPWVQIHTADLPSGPGTPGHRAGLAVEPMTCAPDAFNDDAYDFDTGVVSLDPGASHEAGWTISAR is encoded by the coding sequence ATGACCGATGTCGTTCCCACCGAGACTCCCACCCTCGTCTCGGGCACCCCCGTCGTCCTGCGTGCCCACGGCTACGAGGCCGCGATCGCCAGCGTCGGGGCGTCACTGCGCTCCCTGACTTTCGAGGGTCGTGACCTCGTCGTCCCCTTCGCGGCCGACGAACTGCGCCCCGCCTACTGCGGTACGACGCTCGCGCCGTGGCCGAACCGCATCGTCGATGGCATCCACCGCTTCGACGGGGCGGAGCACCAGCTGCCCCTCACCGAGCCCGACCGTGGTCACGCGCTGCACGGTCTGCTCTCGTGGACGGACTGGAACGTGCTCGACGCCTCCGACGAGGCGGTCACGCTCACCGCGACCGTGCCCGCGCAGGCCGGGTACCCGTGGTGGCTCGTGGTCTCGACCACCTACCGTCTCGACGCCGCGGGCCTCACGCAGACCGTCCGGGCGACGAACCTGTCCGACACGCCGGCCCCGTGGGGCACAGGCCCCCACCCGTACCTCATCGCTGGTCCGGCGACGCTGGACGAGTGGAGCCTCGTGCTCCCGGCCGACACCGTGCTCGAAGTGACGCCGGATCGGCTGTCGCCGGTGGCACTGGCATCCGTCGCCGTCGACGCCGCGCGTTTCGACTTCCGCGACGAGCGCGTGCTGGGCGCCGTCGAGATCGACCACGCCTACACGGGACTGATTCGGGATGCCGACGGGCGGGCGACCGTCGTCGTCACCGATCCGTCGGGCACCGGAGTCGCCATGAGTTGGGCGGGGGAGTGCCCGTGGGTGCAGATCCACACCGCCGACCTGCCGAGCGGTCCGGGAACTCCCGGACACCGTGCGGGCCTCGCGGTGGAGCCGATGACCTGCGCGCCGGATGCGTTCAACGACGACGCCTACGACTTCGACACCGGCGTCGTCTCCCTCGATCCCGGCGCCTCGCACGAGGCCGGCTGGACCATCTCGGCGCGCTGA